The following coding sequences are from one Aliarcobacter skirrowii CCUG 10374 window:
- a CDS encoding tetratricopeptide repeat protein, whose protein sequence is MNNKIKQIFAILLLLSLVAFIIMAFLPEEKKVEEIVKKEPSIKPLYWNGEEIYSFGYENSLETTAKRAFKEAMDLFYKDNYEEAMIRIEYSNYIMPLAENSDLACQILDDLNKFEEAIPWCTQAYELGNDKSLIGIALAYRGVKNYEEALKWFHLANEKQIPNSANGLGLVYSAMKDYVNAEKWYLQAMKEDPKNTNALNNLIYFYIVHVNDKIRGAAYAIASVNNVFPANTIAKFLVVTHKIPLEDLQKAYEFQLNNPILPYRYEEKGRRIGFLNEKDYKEAFERYKNR, encoded by the coding sequence ATGAATAATAAAATAAAACAAATATTTGCAATATTATTACTTCTATCTTTAGTAGCTTTTATAATAATGGCTTTCTTACCAGAAGAAAAAAAAGTTGAAGAGATTGTGAAGAAAGAACCATCTATAAAACCTTTATATTGGAATGGAGAAGAAATATATTCTTTTGGTTATGAAAATAGTTTAGAAACAACAGCAAAAAGAGCTTTTAAAGAAGCTATGGATTTATTTTATAAAGATAATTATGAAGAAGCAATGATAAGAATAGAATATTCAAACTATATTATGCCTTTAGCAGAGAATTCAGATTTAGCTTGTCAAATATTAGATGATTTAAATAAATTTGAAGAAGCTATTCCTTGGTGTACACAAGCTTATGAATTAGGAAATGATAAAAGCTTAATTGGTATTGCTTTAGCTTATAGAGGAGTTAAAAATTATGAAGAAGCTCTTAAATGGTTTCATTTGGCAAATGAAAAACAAATTCCTAATTCTGCAAATGGTTTAGGTTTAGTTTATTCAGCTATGAAAGATTATGTAAATGCTGAAAAGTGGTATTTACAAGCTATGAAAGAGGACCCAAAAAATACAAATGCTCTAAATAATTTAATCTATTTTTATATAGTTCATGTAAATGATAAAATAAGAGGTGCTGCTTATGCTATTGCTTCTGTTAATAATGTCTTTCCAGCAAATACTATTGCAAAATTCTTAGTTGTAACTCATAAAATACCTTTAGAAGATTTACAAAAAGCTTATGAGTTTCAATTAAATAACCCTATTTTACCTTATCGTTATGAAGAGAAAGGAAGAAGAATCGGATTTTTAAATGAGAAAGACTATAAAGAAGCATTTGAAAGATATAAAAATAGATAA
- a CDS encoding TssA family type VI secretion system protein gives MIRKSILQEINDVVGKDCKYEDSYLNIEIEIDKISSVTQDTCDFRTVLSECETLLSKDTKDFKIATWWFYTNFKINQIEGLKYSIDCFIEFINKFYTSFYPKSKISKTNIIEWLETTLTKEIENNLNLQNSLKDSELECKILDLSLALKKVSETNRDYFKTILKLIKKQELTPKINKEKIEVVETIKVADEKQINENKFELKIDDTITNDFDANKVLRSIKKSASSLSDYYRQKDYSNFKSIRITRFISLIDIEDIPTSQENKTQIQAPLIEDLQSVEKLFKQNKYDEALNLSEKILEDCPFWLDGHFYTYQILEKTNYIKQANEVKLELLNFIELKKGILNLTFADGTPFASLKTKTWIDKENKNRDKEEFKEVNEEKNIVDEIHNFISNNNEEESISFFEEKISLSKSMEEKFNTKVEFLKFVVSISRRDIANIYLEHILDEIKYFNLDSWNPKLVSRIYSFILTNFRSSEYHKDKIEEVYKKLCIVDIHQAYKINLK, from the coding sequence ATGATAAGAAAATCTATTTTGCAAGAAATAAATGATGTAGTTGGAAAAGATTGTAAGTATGAAGATAGTTACTTAAATATTGAAATTGAAATAGATAAGATTTCAAGTGTAACTCAAGATACTTGTGACTTTAGAACTGTACTTTCAGAGTGTGAAACTTTATTATCTAAAGATACAAAAGATTTTAAAATTGCCACTTGGTGGTTTTATACAAATTTTAAAATTAATCAAATAGAAGGGCTTAAATATTCTATAGATTGTTTTATAGAATTTATTAATAAGTTTTATACTTCATTCTACCCAAAATCAAAAATCTCAAAAACAAATATTATAGAATGGTTAGAAACTACTCTTACAAAAGAGATAGAAAATAATTTAAATTTGCAAAACTCTTTAAAAGATTCTGAATTAGAGTGTAAGATTTTAGATTTATCACTTGCTTTAAAAAAAGTTAGTGAAACAAATAGAGATTATTTTAAAACTATTTTAAAGCTAATAAAAAAACAGGAACTTACTCCTAAAATTAATAAAGAAAAAATAGAAGTTGTCGAAACTATAAAAGTAGCAGATGAAAAGCAAATAAATGAAAATAAATTTGAATTAAAAATAGATGATACTATCACAAATGATTTTGATGCTAATAAAGTTTTAAGAAGTATAAAAAAGAGTGCTTCTTCTTTATCTGATTATTATAGACAAAAAGATTATTCAAACTTCAAATCTATTAGAATAACTAGATTTATATCTTTGATTGATATAGAAGATATACCTACATCACAAGAAAATAAAACTCAAATACAAGCACCATTAATAGAAGATCTACAATCTGTAGAAAAACTTTTTAAGCAAAATAAATACGATGAAGCCTTAAATTTATCAGAAAAAATACTGGAAGATTGTCCTTTTTGGTTAGATGGTCATTTTTATACATATCAAATACTAGAAAAAACTAATTATATTAAACAAGCGAATGAAGTTAAATTAGAGCTTTTAAATTTTATTGAACTAAAAAAAGGAATTCTAAATTTAACATTTGCAGATGGTACTCCATTTGCATCATTAAAAACAAAAACTTGGATAGATAAGGAGAATAAAAATAGGGATAAAGAAGAATTTAAAGAAGTAAATGAAGAGAAAAATATAGTTGATGAAATTCATAATTTTATTTCAAACAATAATGAAGAAGAATCAATTAGTTTTTTTGAAGAAAAGATCTCTTTATCAAAAAGTATGGAAGAGAAATTTAATACTAAAGTAGAGTTTTTAAAGTTTGTTGTCTCAATTTCAAGAAGAGATATAGCAAATATTTATTTAGAACACATATTAGATGAAATTAAATATTTTAATCTTGATAGTTGGAATCCAAAATTAGTTTCTAGAATTTATAGTTTTATATTAACTAATTTTAGAAGTTCAGAATACCATAAAGATAAGATAGAAGAAGTCTATAAAAAGCTGTGTATAGTTGATATACATCAGGCTTATAAAATAAATTTAAAATAA
- the tssB gene encoding type VI secretion system contractile sheath small subunit, whose amino-acid sequence MKQSESPKERINVTYKPATGDVSEDVEIPFKLVVLGDFNPNEEKSLIEDKKAIKIDKNNFNEVLKAQNIKLEFDVANKISEEEGDSLDVKLNVGHIADFSPEKIVDNVPELKKLMELRQALVSLKGPLGNVPAFRKAIEDAVADEEQRKKLLNELNLVTESK is encoded by the coding sequence ATGAAACAGTCAGAATCACCAAAAGAGAGAATAAATGTTACCTATAAACCTGCTACAGGGGATGTGTCAGAAGATGTTGAAATACCTTTTAAACTTGTTGTTTTAGGAGATTTTAATCCTAATGAAGAAAAAAGTTTAATTGAAGATAAAAAAGCTATTAAAATTGATAAAAATAATTTTAATGAAGTTTTAAAAGCACAGAATATTAAATTAGAATTTGATGTAGCAAATAAAATAAGTGAAGAAGAGGGTGATAGTTTAGATGTTAAATTAAATGTAGGACATATTGCTGATTTTTCTCCAGAAAAGATAGTTGATAATGTACCAGAATTAAAAAAACTTATGGAATTAAGACAAGCTTTAGTTTCATTAAAAGGACCATTAGGAAATGTACCTGCATTTAGAAAAGCAATAGAAGATGCAGTAGCAGATGAAGAACAAAGAAAAAAATTACTAAATGAATTAAATTTAGTTACAGAAAGCAAATAA
- the tssC gene encoding type VI secretion system contractile sheath large subunit: MQEQLSNQNANYEGSSLLDNIVSQTKISQNDDGYNIVKSGVEALIQELIKIDNKEEKVNKTLVDGLIARIDEKISAQMDEIIHHKTFQSAESKWRGLYLLVERTDFRQNINMEILNVSKEDLMEDFENSLDITQTGLYKHIYTSGYGQFGGQPVGAMIADYELSPSNFDMKFLNKVASIAAMAHAPVISAAGPKFFGLDSFEGLPNLKDLEDVLSSPQFAAWRGFRQNEDSRYVGLTLPRFLLRPPYHPEDNPISKFTYKEDVSASHENYLWGSTVYAFASKLTESFANYRWCTNIIGPKSGGEMRDLPVHTFESMGDIEMKIPTEVLISDRREYELSEQGFIPLIMRKGANSAAFFAASSTQLPKVYPDTPEGNAAQLNYKLGTQLPYLFSITRMSHYIKVLQREYIGAWRERADLELELNKWARQYVANQENPSAEIRSKRPFKNMSIEVSDVESDPGWYKVKIALRPHFKYMGASFELSLIGKLDKE, translated from the coding sequence ATGCAAGAACAATTATCTAATCAAAATGCCAACTATGAAGGATCAAGTTTACTTGATAATATAGTTTCACAAACAAAAATTTCGCAAAATGATGATGGTTATAATATAGTAAAATCTGGTGTAGAAGCTTTAATTCAAGAACTTATTAAAATAGATAATAAAGAAGAAAAAGTAAATAAAACTTTAGTAGATGGATTAATTGCAAGAATAGATGAAAAAATTTCTGCTCAAATGGATGAGATTATTCATCATAAAACTTTCCAATCAGCAGAGTCAAAATGGAGAGGATTATATTTACTTGTAGAAAGAACTGATTTTAGACAAAATATAAATATGGAAATATTAAATGTTTCAAAAGAAGATTTGATGGAAGATTTTGAAAATAGTTTAGATATTACTCAAACAGGATTGTATAAACATATATATACAAGTGGATATGGACAATTTGGTGGACAACCTGTTGGGGCAATGATTGCTGATTATGAACTTTCTCCTTCAAATTTTGATATGAAATTTTTAAATAAAGTAGCTTCAATAGCTGCTATGGCACATGCACCTGTTATTTCTGCTGCTGGACCAAAGTTTTTTGGTTTAGATAGTTTTGAAGGTTTACCAAATTTAAAAGATTTAGAAGATGTATTAAGCTCACCACAATTTGCAGCTTGGAGAGGATTTAGACAAAATGAAGATTCTAGATATGTGGGATTAACTCTTCCAAGATTTTTACTTAGACCACCATATCATCCAGAAGATAATCCAATTTCAAAATTTACTTACAAAGAAGATGTTAGTGCAAGTCATGAAAATTATCTTTGGGGAAGTACTGTATATGCATTTGCAAGTAAATTAACTGAGAGTTTTGCAAACTATAGATGGTGTACAAATATAATTGGACCAAAATCTGGTGGAGAAATGAGAGATTTACCAGTACATACTTTTGAAAGTATGGGAGATATTGAAATGAAAATTCCAACAGAAGTTCTAATTTCAGATAGAAGAGAGTATGAACTTTCAGAACAAGGTTTTATACCATTGATTATGAGAAAAGGAGCAAACTCAGCAGCATTCTTTGCGGCAAGTTCAACTCAACTTCCAAAAGTTTACCCAGATACTCCAGAAGGAAATGCTGCACAATTAAATTATAAATTAGGTACACAGTTACCATATTTATTCTCAATTACAAGAATGTCTCACTATATAAAAGTTTTACAAAGAGAATATATAGGTGCTTGGAGAGAAAGAGCTGATTTAGAATTAGAATTAAATAAATGGGCAAGACAATATGTAGCAAATCAAGAAAATCCTAGTGCTGAGATTAGAAGTAAAAGACCTTTTAAAAATATGAGTATAGAAGTAAGTGATGTTGAAAGTGATCCAGGATGGTATAAAGTTAAAATTGCTTTAAGACCACATTTTAAATATATGGGAGCTAGTTTTGAATTATCTTTAATTGGAAAGCTTGATAAAGAATAA
- the tssE gene encoding type VI secretion system baseplate subunit TssE — MYRGSLFERLSPNEYENIKGQDAIYKSIANNLSKIFSTNAGSAQILKDYGKPDLNNINLSMNDSIEKLEQECEICINKYEPRLLRARVRVNIESLQANKMEIIIEGVLKKSGQNVENIIFKANLLGSGITTMHKEM, encoded by the coding sequence ATGTATAGAGGAAGTTTATTTGAAAGATTATCTCCTAATGAATATGAAAATATAAAAGGACAAGATGCTATTTATAAATCAATAGCAAATAATTTATCAAAGATTTTTTCAACAAATGCTGGTAGTGCACAAATTTTAAAAGATTATGGAAAACCTGATTTAAATAATATAAATCTAAGTATGAATGATTCTATAGAAAAACTTGAACAAGAGTGTGAAATTTGTATTAATAAATATGAACCTAGGCTTTTAAGAGCAAGGGTTCGTGTTAATATTGAATCATTACAAGCAAATAAAATGGAAATTATAATCGAAGGTGTTTTAAAAAAATCTGGACAAAATGTTGAAAATATTATTTTTAAAGCTAATTTATTGGGTAGTGGAATAACTACAATGCATAAAGAGATGTAA
- the tssF gene encoding type VI secretion system baseplate subunit TssF — protein sequence MIFNDYYKKELISLRTKGLEFSKNNPGLSSYLSKEGQDPDVERLLEGFAFLSGSLNQLLDQELPEVAHTLVQILWPDYNRVIPSYSIIQYAINKESNETIFIPKNSEVMSKVKPNVKQCNFRTVYDTEILPIDLQSVEYFSNNKKSSIELDFKATGATTLLNIKIEKLRLFLNGSKYVVYDLYLYLLKYVENISIMLKDINGEILKNIIIDKSSIKAVGLDDKDYMLPYSESLFSGYILLQEYFCFRDKFLFIDLLNLSKMKMVEEDILDKSKSFTIKIGFSKTFTNQEIPTKDNFILNATPIINIFNTDAVPIKKDFSNDEYLIEPIELTKEQGEVFSVENVRAWSDKTSSYQDMLPFEEFEHSAEGREFYSIKTKTSNQGDRTNSYIRFSNVSRENVFSNISTTVSLKLLCTNRNIPTNLRIGDICIPKIGVNSVNTPFKNITVPTISYPPPIAKDFLWKIISNMSLNYLSLADINTLRRVLAVYDFYGAYDLKQREINARNLEGLVSIDYSKCEYIDEGFPIKGHHIKIKLDKSKFSTLGEAYLFCTVINEFFSLYGSLNSFHRLSVEVLNEDTFEWPIKIGSKMVI from the coding sequence ATGATATTTAATGACTATTATAAAAAAGAGTTAATCTCTTTGAGAACTAAGGGATTGGAGTTTTCAAAAAATAATCCAGGATTATCATCATATTTATCAAAAGAAGGACAAGATCCAGATGTTGAAAGACTATTAGAAGGTTTTGCTTTTTTAAGTGGGAGTTTAAATCAGTTACTTGACCAAGAACTTCCTGAAGTTGCACATACATTGGTTCAAATCTTATGGCCAGATTATAATAGAGTAATTCCATCGTATAGTATTATTCAATATGCGATAAATAAAGAATCAAATGAAACTATTTTTATTCCTAAAAATAGTGAAGTAATGAGTAAAGTAAAACCAAATGTTAAGCAATGTAACTTTAGAACAGTGTATGATACTGAAATTTTACCTATTGATTTACAAAGTGTTGAATATTTTTCAAATAATAAAAAAAGTTCTATAGAACTAGATTTTAAAGCTACAGGAGCAACTACTCTTTTAAATATAAAAATTGAGAAGTTAAGATTATTCCTAAATGGATCTAAATATGTAGTTTATGATTTATATTTATATCTTTTAAAATATGTAGAAAATATATCTATAATGTTAAAAGATATAAATGGTGAAATATTAAAGAATATTATAATAGATAAAAGTTCAATAAAAGCAGTTGGTTTAGATGATAAAGACTATATGTTACCTTATTCTGAAAGCTTATTCTCAGGATATATATTATTGCAAGAATATTTTTGTTTTAGAGATAAGTTTTTATTTATAGATTTATTAAATTTATCAAAAATGAAAATGGTAGAAGAAGATATTTTAGATAAAAGTAAGAGTTTTACTATAAAGATTGGCTTTTCGAAAACATTTACTAATCAAGAAATACCAACAAAAGATAATTTTATTTTAAATGCGACACCTATAATAAATATTTTTAATACAGATGCAGTTCCTATTAAAAAAGATTTTAGTAATGATGAATACCTAATAGAACCTATTGAATTAACAAAAGAACAAGGTGAAGTTTTTAGTGTAGAAAATGTAAGAGCTTGGTCTGATAAAACATCATCTTATCAGGATATGTTACCATTTGAAGAATTTGAACATTCAGCAGAAGGTAGAGAGTTTTATTCAATTAAAACAAAAACTTCTAATCAGGGAGATAGAACTAATAGCTATATTAGATTTTCTAATGTATCAAGAGAGAATGTTTTTTCAAATATTAGTACAACAGTATCGTTAAAATTACTTTGTACAAATAGAAATATACCAACAAATCTTAGAATAGGTGATATATGCATACCTAAAATTGGTGTTAATAGTGTAAATACTCCATTTAAAAATATTACAGTACCTACAATTAGTTATCCACCACCAATTGCAAAAGATTTTTTATGGAAAATAATTTCTAATATGTCTTTGAATTATTTATCTTTGGCTGATATAAATACTTTACGAAGAGTTTTAGCAGTATATGATTTCTATGGAGCATATGATTTAAAACAAAGAGAAATTAATGCAAGAAATTTAGAAGGATTAGTTTCAATAGATTATTCAAAGTGTGAATATATAGATGAGGGATTTCCTATTAAAGGACATCATATCAAAATAAAATTAGATAAAAGTAAGTTTTCTACATTAGGTGAAGCATATCTTTTTTGTACTGTTATAAATGAATTTTTTTCACTCTATGGAAGTTTAAATTCTTTTCATAGATTAAGTGTTGAAGTATTAAATGAAGATACTTTTGAATGGCCAATTAAAATTGGTAGTAAAATGGTAATATAA
- the tssG gene encoding type VI secretion system baseplate subunit TssG produces the protein MTIEKINSDLNKKIKNIKLSQVIRIVIVTLKLYYPEKSEKALYDNIIFKANPSLSFQKSDVSSLVFIEKEEKIFVEITLNFLSIFGSQSPMPTHYSELVLKSVESDKILYDFLNLFNHHLQRFVYPIWEKHRYYVQFKKDLNDTFSRYIMSFLGLRMNFVDKESKINITRLLCYTGLLNMRFQSANNIKSILRHYLSHEDLEIIEFIPEKYNIPYWQKTNLGFENSYLGKNILIGDSVIGRNNKFHIVLRNSKFEDLKKYSFLSEKIYEFEELIAFVIQEPLSYELIIHVKKEEQKDFILQKDSDFHLGVNCWIGEKMRDEEVVSIRKIGGVN, from the coding sequence ATGACAATAGAAAAGATAAATAGTGATTTAAATAAAAAAATAAAAAATATTAAATTGTCACAAGTAATAAGGATAGTTATAGTAACTCTAAAGCTTTATTATCCTGAAAAAAGTGAGAAAGCTCTTTATGATAATATTATATTTAAAGCAAATCCTAGTTTATCTTTTCAAAAATCAGATGTTTCATCATTAGTTTTTATAGAAAAAGAAGAAAAAATATTTGTTGAAATTACTCTTAACTTTTTATCAATATTTGGAAGCCAATCTCCTATGCCTACTCATTATAGTGAGTTGGTTTTAAAAAGTGTAGAATCTGACAAAATATTATATGACTTTCTAAATTTATTTAATCATCATTTACAAAGATTTGTTTATCCTATTTGGGAAAAACATAGGTATTATGTACAGTTTAAAAAAGATTTAAATGATACATTTTCAAGATATATAATGTCTTTTTTAGGTTTAAGAATGAATTTTGTAGATAAAGAGTCTAAGATAAATATTACAAGACTTCTTTGTTATACGGGATTGTTAAATATGAGATTTCAATCAGCAAATAATATCAAATCTATATTAAGACATTATTTATCACATGAAGATTTAGAAATTATTGAATTTATACCTGAGAAATATAATATTCCTTATTGGCAGAAAACTAATTTAGGATTTGAAAATTCATATTTAGGTAAAAATATATTAATAGGAGATTCTGTTATTGGAAGAAATAATAAATTTCACATTGTATTAAGAAATTCAAAGTTTGAAGATTTAAAAAAATATAGCTTTTTAAGTGAGAAGATTTATGAATTTGAAGAATTAATAGCTTTTGTTATTCAAGAACCTCTTAGTTATGAGTTAATTATACATGTAAAAAAAGAAGAACAAAAAGATTTTATTTTACAAAAAGATAGTGATTTTCATTTAGGAGTTAATTGCTGGATTGGTGAAAAAATGAGAGACGAAGAAGTAGTTTCAATTAGAAAAATAGGGGGAGTGAATTGA
- the tssH gene encoding type VI secretion system ATPase TssH: protein MKIELKDLINSLDLISKTYLEEGAIRCISRGGNEIIIEDILYVMLKNKNSLINKLILQYKIDVNNLLNILENSSIIATESKNPIFSVLLVTWLEESYYLTIVEFSSNTITEESMILSFLENIFKYSNTKYFRFFESINKNEAKDLIKGLKLEDTKKEIIYNKETELEKYTINLTKLARNNELDMVLCREDEIKQVIDILLRRRKNNPILVGEAGVGKSAVVEGLAIKIINKDVPIELYDSEILMLDIGALQAGASVKGEFERRFQSIIKEIQSSAKKIILFVDEAHTLFGAGGSEGTSDAANLLKPILARGGLKTIAATTWLEYRKYFEKDPALSRRFQKIDIFEPSIQDTITILRGISKKYEEAHNVYIEDEALVNTAILSARYINGRQLPDKAIDVLDTACANVKISKTNIPFELQKLNIKIKEKERELDSLQRDSGKSIKDYSNNIKVLEDDISELRNTLEYQYSCFEKEKELLLKLKIETNKESIEEIQNKLNENYSINKFIQERVSKDEIAKVISSWTGVPLGNMVSEQIKNVMELENNLQKRVIGQNKAIEYLSKFLQIFVSGLKKENSPSGVFLLVGPSGVGKTETARAIADLMYGGEKFLTVINMTEFQEKHTVSRLIGSPPGYVGYGEGGQLTDAVRVRPYSVVLFDEIEKAHPDILNIFYQIFDRGEINDSEGRIIDFRNTTILMTSNLATDLITDLYLNNKNISFDEITKEIVPVLSKYLKPALLGRMNVVPYLNLEDEALKLITKIKLDYIVKQFEKKDILLTLEDSLFDYIVTLSNSIDTGARNIDLIINLNILPKLSKVYLDSVMNKSKIIEIQVSIDENKEIYINLKGTE, encoded by the coding sequence TTGAAAATAGAATTAAAAGATTTGATAAATAGTTTAGACCTTATAAGTAAAACTTATTTGGAAGAAGGTGCTATTAGATGTATATCTAGGGGTGGAAATGAAATAATAATTGAAGATATTTTATATGTTATGCTAAAAAATAAAAATAGCTTAATAAATAAACTAATTTTACAATATAAAATAGATGTTAATAATTTGTTAAACATTCTTGAAAATAGTTCAATTATTGCAACAGAAAGCAAAAATCCTATTTTTTCAGTGTTACTAGTAACTTGGTTAGAAGAATCATATTATTTAACTATTGTAGAATTCTCTTCAAATACTATTACAGAAGAGAGTATGATTTTGTCTTTTTTAGAAAATATATTTAAATATTCAAATACTAAATACTTTAGATTTTTTGAAAGTATTAATAAAAATGAAGCTAAAGATTTAATAAAAGGTTTAAAGCTAGAAGATACTAAAAAAGAAATTATATATAATAAAGAAACAGAATTAGAAAAATATACAATAAACTTGACAAAATTAGCAAGAAATAATGAGCTAGATATGGTTTTATGTCGAGAAGATGAGATTAAACAAGTAATTGATATCTTATTGAGAAGAAGAAAAAATAATCCAATCTTGGTTGGGGAAGCAGGAGTTGGTAAAAGTGCTGTTGTTGAAGGCTTGGCAATAAAGATTATAAATAAAGATGTTCCAATAGAACTATATGATAGTGAGATTTTAATGCTTGATATAGGAGCTTTACAAGCAGGAGCTAGTGTTAAAGGTGAATTTGAAAGAAGATTTCAATCTATAATAAAAGAGATACAATCAAGTGCTAAAAAGATTATATTATTTGTAGATGAAGCACACACTTTATTTGGTGCAGGTGGAAGTGAAGGTACTTCTGATGCAGCAAATTTACTTAAACCTATTTTAGCTAGAGGTGGACTTAAAACAATAGCAGCAACAACTTGGTTAGAGTATAGGAAATATTTTGAAAAAGACCCAGCTTTATCAAGAAGATTTCAGAAGATTGATATATTTGAACCTTCAATACAAGATACTATTACTATACTAAGAGGAATATCTAAAAAATATGAAGAAGCTCACAATGTTTATATCGAAGATGAAGCTTTAGTTAATACAGCTATTCTTTCGGCAAGGTATATTAATGGAAGACAGTTACCAGATAAAGCAATAGATGTTTTAGATACAGCTTGTGCAAATGTTAAAATTAGTAAAACTAATATTCCTTTTGAGTTACAAAAGTTGAATATAAAAATAAAAGAAAAAGAGAGAGAATTAGACTCTTTACAAAGAGATAGTGGAAAATCTATAAAGGATTATAGTAATAATATTAAAGTTTTAGAAGATGATATATCTGAATTAAGAAATACTTTAGAATATCAATATAGTTGTTTTGAGAAAGAGAAAGAATTATTATTAAAATTAAAAATAGAAACAAATAAAGAATCAATAGAAGAGATTCAAAATAAGTTAAATGAAAATTATTCTATAAATAAATTTATTCAAGAAAGAGTTTCAAAAGATGAAATAGCAAAAGTTATATCTTCTTGGACAGGTGTTCCCCTAGGTAATATGGTTAGTGAACAAATAAAAAATGTTATGGAATTAGAGAATAATTTACAAAAAAGAGTTATTGGACAAAATAAAGCAATAGAGTATTTAAGTAAATTTTTACAAATTTTTGTATCAGGATTAAAAAAAGAGAATTCTCCTTCAGGAGTTTTCCTATTAGTTGGACCTAGTGGAGTAGGTAAAACAGAAACAGCAAGAGCTATTGCAGATTTAATGTATGGAGGAGAAAAGTTTTTAACAGTTATTAATATGACTGAGTTTCAAGAGAAACATACTGTATCAAGGTTAATTGGTTCTCCACCTGGATATGTTGGATATGGTGAAGGTGGACAATTAACTGATGCAGTTAGAGTAAGACCATATAGTGTTGTTCTTTTTGATGAAATTGAAAAAGCTCATCCAGATATTCTAAATATTTTTTATCAAATTTTTGATAGAGGGGAAATTAATGATTCAGAAGGAAGAATAATTGATTTTAGAAATACAACTATTTTAATGACTTCAAATCTTGCAACAGATCTAATAACTGATTTATATCTTAACAATAAAAATATAAGTTTTGATGAGATTACAAAAGAGATTGTACCTGTGCTATCTAAATATTTAAAACCAGCATTACTAGGAAGAATGAATGTTGTTCCTTATTTGAATTTAGAGGATGAGGCTCTAAAATTAATTACTAAAATAAAATTAGATTATATTGTTAAACAATTTGAGAAGAAAGATATTTTATTAACTTTAGAAGATAGTCTATTTGATTATATAGTTACTCTTTCTAATAGTATAGATACAGGAGCTAGAAATATTGATTTAATTATAAATCTAAATATTTTACCAAAATTATCAAAAGTATATTTAGATTCTGTAATGAATAAAAGTAAAATTATAGAAATTCAAGTATCTATTGATGAGAATAAAGAAATATATATTAATTTAAAGGGGACAGAATGA